In a genomic window of Dehalococcoidales bacterium:
- a CDS encoding clostripain-related cysteine peptidase, whose protein sequence is MADDSGGRRVTGSRRRPTSASSGSRPRATATRRWSDSSGGTSGSGTNSGGGSFSGVNLLAALMALIGLGSGGGKGCLPRSKGCSLIGIVALVVIVVIVVISLQQCGGCNLFTKNPGTNPTTTHGTTSTSPTSTNASTTYVPSGETHRWLVMLYQGADDNVLEKDIYVDLNEAEMVGSSDDVMIVAQIDRYSGGFSGDGNWTETRRFIVQRDQNLEKLASRQVGNLGELNMATGQTLTDFAVWAINTYPSDRYALIMSDHGMGWPGGWTDATATGSRNSSIPIASAIGEMIYLHELEDALFQIRSQTGIDKLDIIGLDACLMAQLEVFSALAPHAHYAIASEEVEPALGWAYAGFLGKLTENPDMDGAGLGRSIVDSYIDDDHLISSSYQRTQLSRDITLTAVDLAVMANLNNHLNELLYTFQNASQKEIAAGRTYARSYTSVFGSSEPPSYIDLANFLQIVKQNNNRVDVNDRINGVLSAINQAVVAEKHGVQMEGSSGISIYFPNSALYKSHISGAESYTAVAKRFAAESLWDDFLAFHYTGRNFELGDAEVVVPDSSSIASPASGDFSINSLASSSSTASRNRPITLTADISGQNIGYIYLFAGYLDEQANSLFIADRDYIESPDLRLVDGVYYPDWGEGDFTLEFIWEPIVFAINDGVSSVTALFNPESYGLTAEEAVYSVDGIYHFTGENTECYARMYFTNGIMQKVVGFTGSSGSGAPREITPAQGDRFTVLENWLDLDAYGNAINTATKKGGALTFASDTFTWEVLDAATGTYKVGFIIEDLDGHRQESLLNIEVVDEG, encoded by the coding sequence ATGGCCGATGATTCTGGAGGACGCAGGGTTACAGGCAGCAGGAGGCGGCCGACATCTGCTTCTTCTGGCTCTCGTCCGCGCGCAACTGCCACGCGTAGATGGTCTGATTCATCTGGGGGCACATCCGGTTCTGGTACAAACTCGGGAGGCGGTTCATTTAGCGGCGTCAATCTTCTCGCCGCATTAATGGCTTTGATTGGTTTAGGTTCTGGTGGGGGAAAAGGGTGTCTTCCCCGCTCAAAAGGCTGTAGCCTGATAGGTATAGTTGCATTGGTTGTAATCGTAGTTATTGTTGTGATTAGCCTGCAGCAATGCGGTGGGTGTAATTTATTCACAAAAAATCCCGGTACCAACCCTACTACAACTCACGGTACCACCTCAACATCACCGACTTCTACAAATGCTTCAACAACCTATGTTCCATCTGGTGAAACCCATCGTTGGCTGGTAATGCTCTACCAGGGTGCGGATGATAATGTGCTGGAAAAAGACATTTATGTAGATTTAAACGAAGCGGAAATGGTTGGTTCGTCAGACGATGTTATGATTGTCGCCCAAATAGACCGATACAGTGGAGGCTTTAGCGGCGATGGAAACTGGACGGAAACCCGGCGATTTATTGTTCAGCGAGACCAAAATCTCGAGAAACTGGCTTCCCGGCAGGTGGGGAATCTTGGAGAACTCAATATGGCAACCGGTCAGACCTTGACGGATTTTGCTGTATGGGCAATTAATACCTATCCTTCTGACAGATATGCCTTGATAATGAGTGATCACGGAATGGGCTGGCCTGGCGGTTGGACGGATGCAACTGCTACAGGGAGCCGTAATTCCAGTATCCCGATTGCATCTGCAATTGGTGAGATGATATATCTCCACGAACTTGAAGATGCTCTGTTTCAGATCCGATCTCAAACGGGAATCGATAAACTGGATATCATTGGTCTGGATGCCTGCCTGATGGCGCAGCTGGAAGTGTTTTCTGCTCTCGCTCCGCATGCCCATTATGCCATAGCTTCCGAAGAGGTTGAACCGGCACTGGGTTGGGCATACGCAGGTTTTTTGGGAAAACTTACCGAAAATCCTGATATGGATGGAGCCGGTCTCGGACGCTCTATTGTTGACAGTTATATAGATGATGATCACCTCATATCAAGCTCTTATCAACGAACCCAGCTCAGTCGTGATATAACTCTCACCGCAGTAGATCTTGCTGTTATGGCCAATTTGAATAACCACCTGAATGAGCTTTTGTACACATTTCAAAACGCTTCCCAAAAGGAAATAGCCGCAGGGCGCACCTATGCTCGAAGTTATACCAGCGTATTCGGATCCTCTGAACCACCGTCATACATTGACCTGGCAAACTTTTTGCAAATCGTTAAGCAGAATAATAATCGGGTTGATGTGAATGACAGAATCAATGGAGTACTGTCTGCAATAAACCAGGCGGTTGTAGCTGAAAAGCATGGAGTACAGATGGAAGGCTCAAGTGGCATTTCCATCTATTTCCCCAACTCGGCTCTCTATAAAAGTCACATTTCCGGAGCCGAGTCCTACACCGCAGTAGCAAAACGCTTCGCCGCTGAATCATTATGGGATGATTTCCTCGCTTTTCATTACACCGGCAGAAATTTTGAACTGGGTGATGCAGAGGTAGTAGTTCCTGATAGCAGCTCGATAGCCTCGCCCGCCAGCGGTGATTTTTCCATAAACTCTCTGGCTTCGAGTAGCAGCACGGCTAGCCGGAACAGGCCGATCACGCTTACGGCTGATATCAGTGGCCAAAACATCGGGTATATTTATCTGTTTGCCGGTTATCTGGATGAACAGGCCAACTCTCTGTTTATCGCCGACCGGGATTATATCGAAAGCCCGGATCTTCGTCTGGTTGACGGGGTGTATTACCCGGATTGGGGGGAAGGAGACTTTACTCTCGAGTTTATCTGGGAGCCGATAGTGTTTGCTATAAACGATGGAGTTTCTTCTGTTACAGCATTATTTAACCCGGAGAGTTACGGCTTGACTGCCGAAGAAGCGGTTTATTCTGTTGATGGAATATATCATTTTACAGGTGAAAACACTGAGTGTTATGCCAGGATGTATTTTACCAACGGAATAATGCAGAAAGTGGTAGGCTTTACCGGCTCGAGCGGCTCAGGAGCTCCTCGAGAGATTACTCCAGCTCAGGGAGACCGTTTCACCGTCTTGGAAAACTGGCTTGATCTAGATGCTTATGGCAATGCTATCAACACAGCAACCAAAAAGGGAGGGGCTCTCACCTTCGCAAGCGATACTTTTACCTGGGAGGTGCTGGATGCGGCAACCGGCACATACAAGGTCGGATTCATAATTGAGGATCTGGATGGACACCGTCAGGAATCTTTATTGAACATAGAGGTGGTAGATGAAGGTTAA
- a CDS encoding serpin family protein, translating into MKVKVLRSDHKERCPDTPVAEEDVSALVSGNSAFALNLYRQIRKQDVNLIFSPYSISTALAMTWAGARGETETEMSAVMNFDLEQPQLHPAFRSLDAELNKKIGSEGSEDTAGFKLRIVNSVWGQKGYRFLPEYLDILAKNYRSGLNLVDFRGKSEESRRTINDWVLEQTQGIIDELVGRGAIDSSTRLVLTNAIYFKGAWKYPFEAFRTAEGLFRLQNGEEIFVPMMNRTMLVPYAQIGNCQAVELPYKTEDISMVILLPDFGECEDFVNALDREKLFTIIEALKLADVNLTMPRFKFKYNLALKQALVEMGMKSAFTSNADFSGISREGSLYLQDVLHKAFVAVDEEGTEAAAATAAIVGIKLFTPLAVQLKLDRSFVFFIRNRSTGTVLFMGQVQNPLA; encoded by the coding sequence ATGAAGGTTAAGGTTCTCCGATCTGATCATAAAGAACGATGTCCAGATACGCCCGTAGCAGAGGAAGATGTTTCGGCACTGGTTTCTGGTAATAGCGCTTTTGCTCTGAATCTATATCGCCAGATAAGAAAACAGGACGTCAATTTGATATTTTCCCCCTACTCTATATCTACGGCGCTGGCTATGACTTGGGCTGGAGCTCGGGGAGAAACCGAAACTGAAATGTCTGCAGTCATGAATTTCGATCTTGAACAACCGCAGCTGCATCCTGCATTCAGATCCCTTGATGCCGAGCTGAATAAAAAGATTGGAAGCGAAGGCAGTGAGGATACAGCCGGCTTTAAGTTACGAATAGTAAATTCTGTATGGGGGCAAAAAGGTTACAGGTTTCTTCCGGAATACCTCGATATACTGGCTAAAAACTACCGATCCGGACTTAACCTGGTGGACTTCAGGGGCAAGAGTGAAGAATCCCGCCGTACTATTAATGACTGGGTGCTTGAACAGACTCAAGGGATAATCGATGAGCTGGTCGGCCGGGGAGCAATAGATTCATCGACTCGGTTGGTGCTTACTAATGCGATATATTTCAAAGGCGCATGGAAGTATCCATTTGAAGCTTTCAGAACCGCTGAAGGCCTTTTCCGGCTGCAAAATGGGGAGGAAATATTCGTGCCCATGATGAACCGGACCATGCTTGTTCCATACGCCCAAATTGGCAACTGTCAGGCAGTTGAACTGCCTTACAAAACAGAGGATATCTCAATGGTTATACTTCTGCCTGATTTTGGCGAGTGTGAAGACTTTGTTAATGCGCTTGATCGCGAAAAGCTTTTCACCATTATCGAGGCGTTAAAGTTGGCTGATGTGAACCTCACTATGCCAAGGTTTAAGTTTAAATATAATCTGGCATTAAAACAGGCTCTTGTTGAAATGGGCATGAAAAGTGCCTTCACCAGTAATGCTGACTTCTCTGGAATCAGCCGGGAAGGAAGTTTATACCTGCAGGATGTGCTTCACAAGGCATTTGTAGCTGTTGATGAAGAAGGCACCGAAGCTGCAGCGGCAACGGCAGCCATTGTAGGAATCAAGCTGTTTACTCCTCTGGCAGTTCAGCTTAAACTTGACCGGTCATTTGTTTTCTTTATACGTAACAGGAGCACCGGTACAGTACTGTTTATGGGGCAGGTGCAAAATCCTTTGGCTTGA
- a CDS encoding methyltransferase domain-containing protein — MCKHKPDDAERKKWQNPDIILPEIGVKPGTKFIDAGCGRGYFALPAARLTGPTGWVWGFDSNPEAILSLSRRATTEGLNNLELAVGRAEELVVCQKCADIVFYGVVLHDFTEPLKALANAQKMLKDGGRLVNLDWKKERMLYGPSFEKRFDARQASEIIRSAGFTIENVDENGLYHYIITAKP; from the coding sequence ATGTGCAAGCATAAACCAGATGATGCAGAAAGAAAAAAATGGCAAAATCCAGATATTATCCTGCCGGAAATTGGTGTTAAGCCTGGCACTAAATTCATTGATGCCGGCTGCGGAAGAGGTTATTTTGCATTACCGGCTGCGAGATTAACCGGGCCGACTGGTTGGGTCTGGGGTTTTGACAGTAATCCCGAGGCAATCCTGTCTTTAAGCCGAAGAGCAACCACTGAAGGCTTGAATAACCTGGAATTGGCAGTTGGCAGAGCGGAAGAACTTGTCGTCTGTCAAAAATGTGCCGATATCGTCTTTTATGGAGTCGTTCTCCATGACTTTACTGAGCCTTTAAAAGCACTTGCCAACGCGCAAAAAATGCTTAAAGATGGCGGCAGGCTAGTAAATCTGGATTGGAAAAAAGAACGGATGTTATACGGTCCTTCTTTTGAGAAGCGTTTTGATGCCAGGCAAGCGTCCGAGATCATCCGCTCTGCCGGATTTACTATTGAAAACGTAGACGAAAACGGACTGTATCATTACATTATTACTGCCAAGCCTTAG
- a CDS encoding DUF2807 domain-containing protein — protein sequence MRQYLWLLLAAILMIPLLLPGCGCIGYTEHIVHGSGILKTETYDLSDFEEVQIGGAFGYQISYSDSHSVSITVDDNLFEYVDIYRKQKKLIIKLKPVSIQGNITLEASIQLPQLARLNVSGATGGTISGFSSDEIIVLEVSGASEVILDEIVTHSCQFTVSGASRVTGSLTAEDADFDVSGVSRIELEGECSDLDAQVSDASTLDAATFLTGDTTIIIDGASNAIINSNGILDATLSGASRLEYMGEPSLRNINVSGASTLKKR from the coding sequence ATGAGACAGTATCTATGGCTTTTACTTGCTGCTATTTTGATGATACCCCTGTTGTTGCCAGGATGCGGGTGTATAGGCTATACAGAGCATATAGTACATGGTTCAGGCATTCTTAAAACCGAAACATACGATCTTTCCGATTTTGAAGAAGTGCAAATTGGCGGAGCGTTCGGTTACCAAATTTCATATTCCGACTCACATTCTGTATCAATAACAGTTGATGATAACCTTTTCGAGTATGTCGATATTTATCGGAAACAAAAAAAGCTGATCATCAAATTGAAGCCAGTCAGCATTCAAGGAAATATAACTCTCGAGGCATCAATACAGCTACCACAACTTGCACGCCTTAATGTATCCGGAGCAACCGGCGGAACCATTTCCGGATTCAGTTCTGATGAAATCATTGTACTGGAAGTTTCCGGGGCTTCCGAGGTAATATTGGATGAAATTGTTACTCATTCCTGCCAGTTTACTGTGTCCGGAGCCAGCCGAGTTACCGGCTCTCTTACTGCCGAGGATGCTGATTTCGATGTCAGTGGAGTCAGCCGGATTGAGCTTGAGGGCGAATGCAGTGATCTGGATGCCCAAGTAAGTGATGCCAGTACACTGGATGCAGCAACCTTCCTCACCGGAGATACGACAATTATTATCGATGGAGCATCAAATGCCATCATTAATTCCAATGGTATTCTGGATGCAACGTTATCTGGAGCATCCAGGCTTGAATATATGGGAGAGCCCTCTCTCAGAAACATAAATGTTAGTGGTGCATCTACGCTGAAAAAGAGATAA
- a CDS encoding ABC transporter ATP-binding protein — protein MASTIMKALVVEGITKHISGKKILNNISFEVKAGEIFGLIGPNGAGKTTSLRTVATLLQIETGSVSVFGHKLPGEAGEIRKIISYLPEDAGAYKNLKGREYLEFIASFFASGNHSKELVKRGIEIAALGDRIDDRVDTYSKGMMRRLLVGRALMTRPRLAILDEPSSGLDVVNAQQIRRIIKQAANEGLSVLLSSHNMLEVELMCERIALVNQGRIVAQGTPAELKESYQAENIEEVFTRLVQ, from the coding sequence TTGGCTTCGACGATTATGAAAGCATTAGTTGTTGAAGGCATTACCAAGCATATATCCGGGAAAAAAATTCTCAATAATATTTCCTTTGAGGTAAAAGCCGGGGAAATCTTTGGTTTAATTGGCCCTAACGGAGCGGGTAAAACTACCAGTCTTCGTACAGTGGCAACCCTCCTTCAGATAGAAACCGGCAGCGTTAGTGTTTTTGGTCACAAATTACCCGGGGAAGCGGGCGAAATTCGCAAGATTATAAGCTATCTTCCAGAAGATGCCGGTGCATATAAAAATCTGAAAGGGAGAGAATATCTGGAGTTTATCGCCAGTTTTTTTGCTTCTGGCAATCACAGCAAGGAACTGGTTAAACGCGGAATAGAAATTGCCGCGCTGGGAGATCGGATTGATGATCGTGTCGATACCTATTCCAAGGGCATGATGCGCCGTTTACTGGTAGGCAGAGCTCTCATGACCCGTCCACGTCTGGCTATTCTGGATGAACCCAGTTCCGGCTTGGACGTAGTAAACGCACAGCAGATTCGCCGTATCATCAAGCAGGCAGCAAATGAAGGTTTGAGTGTCCTTCTCTCGTCCCACAATATGTTGGAAGTTGAATTGATGTGTGAAAGAATTGCCCTGGTTAACCAGGGCAGAATTGTAGCCCAGGGTACTCCTGCTGAGCTTAAAGAAAGCTACCAGGCGGAAAATATTGAAGAAGTGTTTACCAGGCTAGTCCAATGA
- a CDS encoding ABC transporter permease — MMYTLIKKEVKELLSKSSLAFFAAMALIFVFMGNMLSSSFEESTATPMVAIINEDASPLSMIMTSVLEAGSEVVYSGSDPETGRSRLEEAGGAALINIPENFGSLIDSGEAAQIKVLWLMQGAGIVDSIPVGSVEGLIQAGADAVSATLVAEHSTLDPEIILSPVSYSYDTVFKGKMIEGASPSMVSGVLSMRTMFIPVVIMMLIVMGSSSVISSMGLEKENRTLETLLTLPVGRSQIIISKIVGSAIAGIVMGAIYMVGFASYFNSITGPAGGLGDMGFTLNVLDYLLIALSLFAALLAALCASIILGTFASSYRSAQTLTYPMIGLAMLAMLVTMMLDFSSLSFPLQTMVFLIPFSHPMIAMKELMVGNYLLVLAGIGYLVVITAILVVIATRIFTTDRVVLGMSIKSRKNNRVTA, encoded by the coding sequence ATGATGTACACACTGATAAAAAAAGAAGTCAAAGAATTGCTTTCCAAGTCTTCGCTAGCCTTTTTTGCAGCGATGGCCCTGATTTTTGTATTTATGGGTAATATGCTTTCCTCATCGTTCGAAGAATCGACGGCTACTCCTATGGTTGCCATTATTAATGAGGACGCTTCCCCTCTTTCGATGATAATGACCTCAGTACTGGAAGCGGGGTCAGAGGTGGTATATTCCGGTTCTGATCCTGAAACCGGTCGCAGCCGGCTTGAGGAAGCTGGGGGAGCTGCTCTAATAAATATACCGGAGAATTTTGGTTCTTTAATTGACTCCGGTGAGGCAGCGCAAATAAAAGTGCTGTGGTTAATGCAGGGAGCGGGAATTGTAGATTCTATCCCGGTGGGTTCTGTTGAAGGGTTGATCCAAGCTGGGGCAGATGCAGTTTCGGCAACACTGGTAGCTGAACACAGCACTCTTGACCCTGAAATTATTCTGTCTCCAGTCTCATACAGCTACGATACTGTGTTCAAGGGAAAGATGATAGAAGGGGCTTCTCCCAGCATGGTCAGCGGTGTTTTGAGCATGAGAACCATGTTTATACCGGTGGTAATTATGATGCTGATTGTTATGGGTTCGAGTTCGGTGATTTCCTCCATGGGGCTTGAAAAAGAAAACCGCACTCTGGAGACCCTTTTAACCCTTCCAGTTGGCAGGAGCCAGATAATTATCTCCAAGATCGTGGGCAGTGCCATCGCGGGTATAGTCATGGGCGCTATTTACATGGTTGGTTTTGCCAGCTATTTTAATTCAATCACAGGCCCCGCCGGAGGCCTGGGCGACATGGGCTTTACGCTTAACGTGCTGGACTATCTTCTCATCGCCCTTTCGCTGTTTGCTGCTTTACTAGCGGCTTTGTGTGCCAGCATTATACTGGGGACTTTTGCCTCCAGCTATCGTTCCGCTCAGACTCTTACCTATCCGATGATTGGCCTGGCAATGCTGGCAATGCTTGTTACCATGATGCTGGACTTTTCATCCCTTTCCTTTCCATTACAGACGATGGTTTTCCTGATTCCTTTCTCCCACCCGATGATCGCCATGAAGGAACTCATGGTGGGAAACTACCTGCTCGTTTTGGCAGGTATTGGCTACCTGGTTGTGATCACTGCCATCCTGGTAGTAATCGCTACTCGCATTTTTACCACTGACAGGGTGGTGTTGGGGATGTCGATAAAAAGCAGAAAGAACAACCGGGTTACAGCTTAA
- a CDS encoding VTT domain-containing protein → MTDNNFVPEETCRKPGARNFNSLKLWFLRRWIPIFGLLLIIALVIGLFLLYRNNPEIIDGLERFGYLGAFLISIVLNATLVLPAGNFLVLAALGATLPSATLVGLAGGLGAAIGESTGYLAGYSGRAIIDNRNMYNRTEGWMKRWGFWALFGLSAAPLFFDLAGIAAGACRYRFWKFFLACWLGRSILYVAIAWAGLKGWEWLLNIVG, encoded by the coding sequence ATGACAGACAATAATTTCGTACCTGAAGAAACCTGCCGTAAACCCGGTGCTCGTAATTTTAACTCTCTGAAGCTTTGGTTCTTAAGGCGCTGGATTCCAATATTTGGCCTGCTTCTCATCATCGCCCTTGTAATAGGGCTTTTCCTTCTCTACCGGAATAACCCGGAGATCATAGATGGGCTTGAAAGATTCGGTTACCTGGGAGCTTTTCTGATAAGCATAGTACTCAATGCCACGCTGGTGTTACCTGCTGGTAATTTTCTTGTACTTGCTGCACTAGGGGCAACACTGCCATCTGCTACTCTGGTCGGCCTGGCGGGGGGCCTGGGTGCCGCTATTGGTGAGAGTACGGGGTACTTGGCCGGGTATTCCGGAAGAGCGATAATCGATAATCGGAATATGTACAATCGTACGGAAGGTTGGATGAAGCGCTGGGGTTTTTGGGCGCTGTTCGGTCTCAGCGCTGCTCCGCTCTTTTTTGACCTGGCTGGTATCGCAGCTGGTGCCTGCCGTTACAGGTTCTGGAAGTTTTTCCTGGCCTGCTGGTTGGGAAGAAGTATCCTCTATGTTGCCATCGCCTGGGCCGGCCTGAAGGGCTGGGAATGGTTGCTAAACATTGTTGGCTGA
- a CDS encoding MFS transporter, translating into MKSTALNKTNIWHYLKITLLVFGISGLWQCMHSLILPLVVLDFASEAQKNTYLGLMTFSGLIIAMLAQPIAGTISDRSTLNWGRRKPFILAGMIGALATMPVIGVATSFTMLFIGYCALQLFSNAAQGPYQAFIPEMVPASQRGKASGIKSFMEILGGAVLLFPVSRLMDSYSLTSEDKWLWFSLALLGGIIFLLLLYTVLAIKEPRPQRPLRQHMIPAWVKSFSINVKDNKAFLWFLASRLAVFMGLTTIQQFALYYFRDVVGVSDPASATTRFLAVAIVFMLIAVLPAGYFSDSIGRKKICIAAALSGAFGIVVILISSSNAMLTVGASVIGLALGAFNSSNWALATDLVNKGEEAKFLGIANMATAGGGALARLIGPVIDFFNGVGLNLGYTVMLLVCIVYFVAGALLLIKVKPNSRLKV; encoded by the coding sequence ATGAAAAGTACCGCTCTTAATAAAACCAATATATGGCACTATCTTAAAATAACCCTGCTTGTATTCGGGATTTCCGGACTCTGGCAATGTATGCACAGCCTTATTCTCCCACTGGTAGTCCTGGATTTTGCCTCCGAAGCGCAAAAAAATACCTACCTGGGACTGATGACATTCAGCGGCCTGATTATCGCAATGCTTGCTCAGCCTATTGCCGGGACTATCTCAGACCGCTCTACTCTCAACTGGGGGCGTCGGAAACCCTTTATACTGGCCGGCATGATCGGAGCACTTGCAACAATGCCGGTGATAGGTGTGGCTACTTCTTTTACCATGCTTTTTATCGGCTACTGTGCCCTTCAATTATTTTCCAACGCCGCACAGGGACCATACCAGGCTTTTATCCCGGAAATGGTGCCCGCAAGCCAAAGGGGTAAAGCTTCCGGAATAAAGAGTTTTATGGAAATACTGGGAGGGGCTGTCCTGCTTTTCCCTGTATCCAGACTTATGGACAGTTATTCTCTGACAAGCGAGGACAAGTGGTTGTGGTTCTCACTAGCGCTCCTGGGCGGGATAATCTTCCTCCTCCTTCTTTATACGGTTTTGGCAATTAAAGAACCCCGGCCGCAAAGGCCGCTCAGACAGCACATGATTCCAGCCTGGGTAAAGAGTTTCAGCATCAATGTTAAGGACAACAAGGCTTTTCTATGGTTTCTGGCATCCCGACTGGCAGTTTTTATGGGGCTTACCACCATACAGCAATTTGCCCTGTATTATTTTCGGGATGTTGTTGGAGTAAGCGATCCGGCTTCTGCTACAACCCGTTTTTTAGCCGTTGCAATCGTATTTATGCTGATTGCAGTGCTGCCTGCAGGCTATTTCTCGGATTCCATTGGCAGGAAAAAAATCTGTATAGCTGCTGCTTTATCCGGCGCATTTGGAATAGTGGTCATACTTATAAGCTCATCCAATGCAATGCTTACGGTAGGAGCCTCAGTGATAGGTCTTGCCCTGGGCGCCTTTAACAGTTCCAACTGGGCACTGGCTACCGACCTGGTAAATAAGGGGGAGGAAGCCAAGTTTTTAGGTATTGCCAATATGGCAACTGCAGGCGGAGGTGCACTGGCCAGGCTTATCGGCCCGGTTATCGATTTTTTCAACGGGGTCGGTTTGAACCTTGGCTATACTGTAATGCTTCTCGTTTGTATAGTATATTTCGTCGCAGGAGCGCTTCTGTTAATCAAGGTAAAACCAAACTCAAGATTGAAAGTATAA
- the argC gene encoding N-acetyl-gamma-glutamyl-phosphate reductase — translation MSKIKIGIVNVTGYAGMELARLLYNHPEVEIAYATGRSSAGQQLIKFLPHLPNLDITITEEAGEAEVAFLALPHRESALQAVQLLERGAKVIDISADFRLKDPRLYLEWYGFNHPAPDLIKEAAYGLPELYRSQIKSARLVANPGCYPTAAILALAPALDEGIIDGSIIIDAKSGVSGAGRTLHLKSQFCEANENASAYALEGHRHLPEIDQELKIAGKKQTMRITFVPHLIPVTRGILSSCYAELCKEVSQTQLEQLYKDFYANEPFIRLADTPPHINQVRGSNYCAIYPQIDKRTNRLIVISAIDNLVKGAAGQAIQNMNIMFGLEETTGISIPAIYP, via the coding sequence TTGTCAAAGATTAAAATCGGAATTGTAAATGTCACCGGCTACGCTGGAATGGAACTCGCACGCCTTCTTTATAACCATCCAGAAGTCGAAATTGCATATGCCACCGGGCGCTCATCTGCCGGGCAGCAGCTGATAAAATTCCTGCCCCACTTGCCCAATCTGGATATTACAATTACAGAAGAAGCCGGGGAAGCTGAAGTTGCTTTTCTAGCTCTTCCCCACCGGGAAAGTGCCCTCCAGGCTGTACAGCTCCTGGAGAGAGGCGCTAAGGTAATTGATATCAGCGCTGATTTCAGGCTTAAGGATCCGCGCCTCTATCTTGAATGGTACGGATTCAACCATCCTGCTCCAGATCTGATAAAAGAAGCTGCTTATGGGCTACCCGAGCTTTACCGCAGCCAGATCAAGTCTGCACGACTGGTAGCCAACCCTGGTTGCTACCCAACGGCAGCCATTCTTGCCCTGGCGCCAGCTTTAGACGAAGGCATAATAGATGGAAGCATTATTATCGATGCCAAGTCCGGCGTTTCCGGCGCAGGCAGAACACTGCATTTAAAAAGCCAATTTTGTGAGGCTAATGAAAATGCTTCAGCTTATGCTTTAGAAGGCCACAGGCATCTACCCGAGATAGACCAGGAATTAAAGATTGCAGGTAAGAAGCAAACAATGCGAATTACCTTTGTACCCCACCTGATCCCGGTTACCCGCGGTATACTTTCATCCTGTTACGCCGAGTTATGCAAGGAGGTGTCGCAAACACAGCTTGAACAACTCTATAAAGATTTTTACGCCAATGAGCCATTCATACGGCTGGCAGATACGCCTCCTCACATTAACCAGGTGAGAGGCTCCAACTACTGTGCAATTTATCCTCAAATTGATAAGCGTACCAATCGCCTGATAGTAATCAGCGCCATAGACAACCTGGTAAAAGGAGCTGCCGGCCAGGCGATACAGAATATGAACATTATGTTTGGGCTGGAAGAAACAACCGGAATATCTATACCGGCTATCTATCCGTAA